TTCGCTGGTATTACAGGATGGGCCGCCGGGTATGGCTGCATGAGATCCTGCAGTTCCTGTTCCACGACCGCGCGGGCGAAGACGGACGGACCCTGGCCGACCTCCTCGGCGACACGCAGGATCATGAGGAAGAGGCATCCGCGGCGCCGGCGCGACGCGTGCGAGTGGGTTAGCGCTCGACGGGCGACCTCAAGATGGCTGCCGCGCCGGACGGGTCTACTTCACCTTCTCGTAAGGCACGAACGACCCCAGCCGGCAGAGCGGCCCCGGAATGCTCATCCCCGGATCGATCGCCCGCACCCGGTCCCCGTCGCAGATCTGCCCGCCATAGACTTCGCTGACCAGGGTGCTGCTCCAGCGCAGCGACGGGCAGGCCTGGGGCAGCTCGTTGCGCCAGACGCGGCTCGCGCCCTCGTGATAGATGAGCGTATGGCCATCGATGATCGTCGCGCGGGTCTGCTGGCTCTGGATGCAGCGCTGCGGCTTGCCGGGGACGCGATCCTTCAGCACGCTCGCCAGTTCCTTCGCGGCGCGCTCGGTGCGCGGCGGTTCGGCGGGGGCGGCGGCGATGACGGCGAGGGCCGGCAGCAGGATCAGGAACGGGCGGCGCATCAGGATTCTCCTTCTACCCCCGCCGCGCAGGATAGCCGAACGGAAGCGCGCGGTCAGCCGCGGAAATTGTCCTTCGCGGCGCGGCGCTCGGCGAGCTCGGCGGCATCGCGCGCGCGCATGAACGGATTGGTCGCGCGTTCGAGCGCGATCGTCGTCGGCACGGTGGCCTCGCCCGCGGCGCGCGCCGCATCGACGGCGCGCATGCGGCTGGCGATGTCGGCATTGTCGGGCTCTGCGACCAGCGCATAGCGGCCGTTGGACTGGGTATATTCGTGCGCGCAATAGACGCGGGTGTCGCCGGGCAGCGCCCCCAGCCTGCGCATGTTGGCGAACATCTGCTCGGGCGTGCCCTCGAACAGCCGGCCGCAGCCCATCGCGAACAGCGTGTCGCCGACGAACACCGCGCCTTCGGTGGGCAGATGATAGGCGATATGGCCGGCGGTGTGCGCGGGCACGTCGATCACCTGCGCCTCGATCGCACCCAGCATCGTGCGGTCGCCCTCCGAAACGGTGGCGTCGAGCGTCGGGATTTTGGCGGTTTCGCCGGCGGGGCCGGTGATCGTGCAGCCGGTCGCGGCCTTGATCTCCGCATTGCCGCCGGTGTGATCGGGGTGCCAGTGGGTGTTCCAGATCTGGGTGATGCGCCAGCCGCGCCGCGCCGCCTCGGCGAGCACCGGTTCGGCCACCGACGGATCGATCACGGTGGTTTCGCCGCTCCCGGGCTCATGCACCAGCCACACATAATTGTCGGAGAGGACGGGGATGCGCGCGATCTCGATCATGGTGCGGTCAATCCTTCAGGCGCGCGTGCTGGCCAAGCGCTTCGGCGACGAGCCGGCGCGTCAAGGCTTCGGCGGGTTCGGGGGTGCCGAGGCGGGCGGACTGGCCGCTCCACATCGGCGAGAAATCGGTACGGCCCTGCGCTTCCGCCGCCGCCTTCAGTTCGGCGAGCGCGGTCGAGGCGTGGGGAAAAGGCGGCGCATCGGCGCTGACCGGCCCCACCTCCTCGATCAGCCGGTTGGGCAGCGCGCGCGCGAGGCGGCCGGTGACGAGGTTGGTGAAGCGCGTGACCGCCGCCGCCTCCCCCGCCAGCAGCGCGCGATGCGCCGCGCCGATCGTCGCTTCGGGGGTGTGGAGATAGGCGGTGCCGAGCTGCACCGCGCTGGCGCCCAGCGCGAAGGCGGCGGCGATGCCGCGCGCATCGGCGATGCCGCCCGCGGCGATCACCGGCACGTCCACCGCATCGACGATCTGCGGCAGCAGCGCGAACAGCCCGATCTCCGTACCCGGCGGCGCGGGCAGGAAGCGCGCGCTGTGCCCGCCCGCCTCGAACCCCTGCGCGATCACCATATCGACGCCGCGCGCCGCCAGCCAGCGCGCCTCGGCGACGCTGGTCGCGGACGAGAGGATGCGCGCGCCGCTCGCCTTCACCCGATCGAGCAGCGCGCGATCTGGCAGCCCGAAATGGAAGCTGACGATCTCGGGGCGGACGCTTTCCACCACCGCCGCCATCGCCGCATCGAACGGCCGGCGCAGCGCCGGCGCCGTTGCCGGCGGGCCG
The window above is part of the Sphingomonas sanxanigenens DSM 19645 = NX02 genome. Proteins encoded here:
- the gloB gene encoding hydroxyacylglutathione hydrolase is translated as MIEIARIPVLSDNYVWLVHEPGSGETTVIDPSVAEPVLAEAARRGWRITQIWNTHWHPDHTGGNAEIKAATGCTITGPAGETAKIPTLDATVSEGDRTMLGAIEAQVIDVPAHTAGHIAYHLPTEGAVFVGDTLFAMGCGRLFEGTPEQMFANMRRLGALPGDTRVYCAHEYTQSNGRYALVAEPDNADIASRMRAVDAARAAGEATVPTTIALERATNPFMRARDAAELAERRAAKDNFRG
- a CDS encoding NAD(P)H-dependent flavin oxidoreductase, whose translation is MAAGHAFVAVGAEAPVIQAPMAGAGGVALAVSVIRGGAVGSLPCALLDAEAVVAQVAAVRAAAAGPINLNFFCHTLVETVDDGAWRRLLAPYYAEYGVGPPATAPALRRPFDAAMAAVVESVRPEIVSFHFGLPDRALLDRVKASGARILSSATSVAEARWLAARGVDMVIAQGFEAGGHSARFLPAPPGTEIGLFALLPQIVDAVDVPVIAAGGIADARGIAAAFALGASAVQLGTAYLHTPEATIGAAHRALLAGEAAAVTRFTNLVTGRLARALPNRLIEEVGPVSADAPPFPHASTALAELKAAAEAQGRTDFSPMWSGQSARLGTPEPAEALTRRLVAEALGQHARLKD